In a genomic window of Silurus meridionalis isolate SWU-2019-XX chromosome 27, ASM1480568v1, whole genome shotgun sequence:
- the fbxw8 gene encoding F-box/WD repeat-containing protein 8 yields the protein MEAGEDLVDFRKRWKQELEKTTRLKGESAAGDFGHCSQADGKKEPRSGHGAGECEKKPRDGNGCKDQPQYVSIAEGLLDGRSSPLLARMEEERMRRKRRCERGEEPQQLLSAPHIPNRARLTLIDQFIHDLNEVNEIPFFDIELPYELALKIFQFLTRVDLGRCAQVSKSWRVLAEDEVLWYRLFLEEGYQKDASVSDSPCWKSTLRDCFNTEKTVKYNWKNRVGSISQLQYELGKVLCDVSSSDRHIVAGYTSGDVRLWDTLHWDTGALNLQPAHSTRAETPSAYVSAVRVTDTVACAAYENGCVNVWSTRSGREPIHHYQHLQQVCALDLSADTPVVSSASGSEVRVDAPDDRGYWSTVCLTQLDKPVDGVLVVPGKRESPLVSAWAAESVYLLGPSVRKEDHEEEKQEGARVLHSVYGQPVTCLGVSACRAAVGVKSCGWGMNDGGNKIRVYSLETSQTELVLGSSAGDFTCISLRDAPLHLLVCGNKDRRVRVFDLRSGSSVVSLYGHHMGVTAVQVDDWKIVSGGGEGLVCVWEMRMGAKLWEMHNRHPVRHIRFNSSTLVTANIPDEKNPRGACITDDDLTAHRRHRGAICFYDFSVDSSSQDHVLPICRSDYTETSGYSYNIGLVTPYDTLADPHSSGL from the exons ATGGAGGCTGGAGAAGAtcttgtggacttcaggaagcGGTGGAAgcaggaactggagaaaacgaCTCGGTTAAAAGGGGAGAGTGCGGCGGGGGATTTTGGACACTGTAGCCAAGCGGATGGGAAGAAAGAGCCGAGGAGCGGCCATGGTGCTGGAGAATGTGAGAAGAAACCCAGAGATGGGAATGGATGTAAAGATCAGCCCCAGTACGTGTCGATAGCAGAGGGGTTGTTGGATGGAAGGAGCAGCCCACTGCTGGCCAggatggaggaggagaggaTGCGGAGGAAGAGGCGCTGTGAGCGTGGAGAGGAACCGCAgcagctcctctcagctccacaCATTCCAAACAGAGCTCGTCTTACACTCATAGACCAGTTTATTCACGATCTG AACGAGGTGAACGAAATCCCGTTCTTTGACATCGAGCTGCCGTATGAACTGGCTCTGAAGATCTTCCAGTTCCTAACCCGGGTTGATCTGGGGCGATGCGCTCAG GTGAGCAAGTCGTGGAGAGTGTTAGCGGAGGACGAGGTCCTGTGGTACAGGCTGTTCCTCGAGGAAGGCTATCAGAAAGACGCGAGCGTGTCCGACTCGCCGTGCTGGAAAAGTACACTGAGGGACTGCTTTAACACTGAGAAAACTGTCAAGTACAACTGGAAG AATCGAGTCGGGTCGATCAGCCAGCTACAGTATGAACTCGGGAAAGTGCTGTGCGATGTCAGTTCCTCTGATAGACATATCGTCGCAGG GTATACATCAGGTGACGTGCGGCTATGGGACACCCTCCACTGGGACACGGGTGCTTTGAACCTGCAGCCTGCCCACAGCACCAGAGCTGAGACCCCATCGGCATACGTTAGTGCGGTGCGAGTCACCGATACCGTGGCCTGCGCTGCTTACGAGAACG GGTGTGTGAACGTCTGGAGCACCAGATCTGGTCGAGAGCCCATCCATCACTATCAGCACCTGCAGCAGGTGTGTGCCCTCGATCTGAGCGCCGACACGCCAGTGGTCTCCTCTGCATCCGGGTCGGAGGTGCGAGTGGACGCTCCGGATGATCGGGGCTACTGGAGCACTGTGTGTCTCACCCAGTTGGATAAACCT GTGGACGGGGTGTTGGTGGTTCCAGGGAAGCGTGAGAGCCCACTGGTTTCAGCCTGGGCTGCTGAGAGTGTGTATCTGCTAGGTCCAAGTGTGAGAAAGGAAGACCATGAGGAAGAGAAGCAAGAAGGAGCCCGAGTTCTTCATTCGGTGTACGGCCAACCCGTGACCTGCCTGGGTGTGAGCGCATGCCGAGCTGCGGTGGGAGTGAAGAGCTGCGGCTGGGGCATGAACGACGGAGGGAACAAG ATTCGGGTGTACAGCCTGGAGACCAGCCAGACTGAGCTGGTGTTGGGGAGCTCAGCTGGAGACTTCACCTGCATCAGCCTGAGAGATGCCCCCCTGCATCTGCTGGTGTGTGGAAACAAAGACAGGCG GGTACGAGTGTTTGACCTGCGTTCTGGCTCCTCGGTGGTCTCGCTGTATGGCCATCACATGGGCGTGACCGCGGTGCAGGTGGACGACTGGAAGATCGTGAGCGGCGGCGGAGAGGGTTTAGTCTGCGTGTGGGAAATGAGGATGGGGGCCAAGCTCTGGGAGATGCACAACAG acACCCAGTCCGTCACATACGGTTTAACAGCAGCACCCTGGTGACGGCCAACATCCCCGATGAAAAGAACCCACGTGGTGCGTGCATCACTGATGATGATCTCACCGCTCACCGCAG ACACCGGGGGGCGATCTGCTTCTACGATTTCTCTGTGGATTCCTCCTCCCAGGACCACGTGCTTCCCATCTGCAGGTCCGACTACACCGAGACGAGCGGTTACAGCTACAACATCGGCCTCGTTACGCCTTACGACACGCTCGCTGATCCTCACAGCTCCGGGCTCTGA